In Puniceicoccaceae bacterium, one DNA window encodes the following:
- a CDS encoding DMT family transporter, which yields MHPPPLRFYVQVLICAALWGSAFPVIKNSYEVLQLDSYGKQLVFAGSRFLIAGLFILPFCRHRVLESIHRVPRLPLLAIVLGQTYFQYLFFYFAISASSGTLGSLLVGAGSFWWVLLAPVLTGSPSPRPVHWLLLVLCSIGIALAAYAPGAGSGNVLLGTAGFLAATLCGSIAAIYMKQVAPISGSRTTTAFSLFSGGCLLLITASPWIPEYLDQLSWKTVGITAYLAFLSATAFTIWNRLVEQYSVNLLSTYRFLIPLMGVIESVLFIPGETLGPGIVAGGLLILGSLIAISRLPER from the coding sequence ATGCACCCACCCCCTCTCCGCTTCTATGTGCAGGTTCTGATCTGCGCTGCCCTGTGGGGCAGTGCCTTCCCGGTCATCAAAAACAGCTACGAGGTGCTGCAGCTCGATTCCTACGGAAAACAACTGGTGTTCGCTGGCTCGCGATTTCTGATCGCAGGTCTGTTCATCCTTCCATTTTGTCGGCATCGTGTCCTCGAAAGCATTCACAGGGTGCCCCGTTTGCCGCTGCTCGCCATCGTGCTCGGACAAACCTACTTTCAATACCTCTTCTTCTACTTCGCGATCAGTGCGTCGAGCGGAACCCTGGGTTCGCTGTTGGTTGGGGCTGGTAGTTTTTGGTGGGTTCTGCTCGCACCAGTGCTGACAGGTTCGCCCTCACCACGCCCCGTGCACTGGCTGTTGCTTGTGCTCTGTTCCATCGGCATCGCCCTTGCCGCATACGCCCCTGGGGCTGGCAGCGGCAACGTGCTGCTGGGCACCGCCGGATTTCTCGCCGCCACGCTCTGCGGTTCCATCGCTGCGATCTACATGAAGCAGGTCGCACCGATCAGCGGCAGCCGCACCACAACCGCATTTTCCCTGTTCTCGGGTGGATGCCTGCTGTTGATCACCGCCAGTCCATGGATTCCCGAATACCTCGATCAGCTGAGCTGGAAAACCGTCGGCATCACCGCATACCTGGCCTTTCTCTCTGCAACGGCTTTCACGATCTGGAACCGTCTCGTCGAACAGTATTCCGTCAACCTGCTCTCAACCTACCGCTTTCTGATTCCGCTGATGGGCGTAATCGAATCGGTGCTCTTCATTCCCGGTGAGACACTCGGCCCCGGCATTGTCGCTGGCGGGTTGCTCATTCTCGGTTCGCTGATCGCAATTTCACGCCTGCCAGAGCGTTGA
- a CDS encoding EamA family transporter, which yields MKFLVITTLIWAFSFSLIGVYLSGQVDPWFAAWFRTALALLLFTPLLLRCRIARTQALQLAGIGAVQLGLMYLFYYQSFEHLTVPEVLIFTIFTPLYVTLIDDAFSRRFSSRYFLVATLAVIGALVIRWGAISSSFVLGFFLVQGSNLCFAFGQVAYRHLQRATHDPGFASFGYFYLGAFLLTSIACLSQGQARLPDQAIQWVVLIWLGVVASGLGYFLWNRGAQQVNPGALAIMNNALIPAGLLVNVLIWNREADLVRLGIGSAIIAGSLWVNQRLSARQTAIGN from the coding sequence ATGAAATTTCTGGTCATCACCACCCTCATCTGGGCCTTTTCCTTCAGTCTGATCGGCGTCTACCTGTCAGGTCAGGTCGACCCGTGGTTTGCCGCATGGTTTCGCACGGCACTGGCGCTGCTGCTCTTTACCCCCCTGCTGCTACGCTGCCGCATTGCTCGGACACAAGCATTGCAGCTCGCTGGCATCGGTGCGGTGCAACTGGGATTGATGTACCTGTTCTACTATCAAAGCTTTGAGCACCTGACCGTTCCCGAAGTGCTGATCTTCACCATTTTCACACCGCTCTATGTCACGCTGATCGATGATGCTTTCTCCAGACGTTTTTCAAGTCGGTATTTTCTGGTGGCCACCCTGGCGGTGATCGGTGCGTTAGTCATCCGCTGGGGCGCAATTTCCTCCTCCTTTGTGCTCGGATTTTTTCTGGTTCAGGGATCTAACCTCTGCTTTGCCTTCGGACAGGTGGCCTACCGACACCTGCAACGCGCAACGCACGACCCTGGGTTTGCCAGCTTTGGTTACTTCTATCTGGGTGCTTTTCTGCTCACATCCATCGCCTGCCTGTCGCAGGGACAAGCCCGCCTGCCCGATCAAGCCATCCAGTGGGTTGTGCTGATCTGGCTCGGTGTGGTCGCTTCCGGGCTAGGATACTTTCTCTGGAACCGCGGCGCACAACAGGTAAATCCAGGTGCTCTGGCCATCATGAATAACGCACTCATCCCCGCAGGTCTGCTCGTCAATGTGCTGATCTGGAATCGCGAAGCTGATCTCGTCCGACTCGGCATTGGCAGTGCCATCATTGCGGGTTCACTATGGGTCAACCAGCGCCTGTCCGCCAGGCAGACAGCCATCGGAAACTGA
- a CDS encoding DUF6314 family protein, whose protein sequence is MSALSTFWELLPRISHFRYESLPGPASMTGWKGSASGVIEVTCDPALQWIHFAESCQFELELTGQHFALKNQFRWVWQEHDSIRLEQWRRGHAVPLLDLVERSPAILVEREAHLCGADDYRLQVRLRGDGFDADWSIRGPKKDEHLAYRYRCDR, encoded by the coding sequence ATGTCCGCATTGTCCACTTTTTGGGAGTTACTGCCCCGGATCTCCCACTTTCGATACGAATCCCTTCCCGGTCCGGCGTCCATGACCGGATGGAAGGGCAGTGCCAGCGGTGTGATCGAAGTCACCTGCGACCCTGCGCTCCAATGGATTCATTTTGCCGAGAGCTGTCAGTTTGAACTGGAGCTGACTGGCCAGCACTTTGCATTGAAGAACCAGTTTCGCTGGGTTTGGCAGGAGCATGATTCGATTCGTCTCGAACAGTGGCGTCGTGGACATGCAGTGCCGTTATTGGATCTCGTCGAGCGCAGTCCTGCGATTCTGGTGGAACGCGAGGCTCACCTCTGTGGTGCGGATGATTATCGATTGCAGGTTCGACTGCGGGGTGATGGATTCGACGCGGATTGGTCCATTCGCGGCCCCAAAAAGGACGAGCATCTGGCTTATCGATACCGCTGCGATCGGTAA
- a CDS encoding TetR/AcrR family transcriptional regulator gives MAGRPRAYNRTQIIRIATQLFWDQGYAGTSLIDLTRAMRVSKSTFYAAFGSKDALYQICLEEYGKVFFRDMVQMVTAESHVLDSIRKYFVRIAREELDHPPAKGCMLVKSANEIGTHHPILSPVINRLLGITRSTLQNALELAKRKNELPENFNTPAAATYLVSQMCGLRTLVRANFSEAELENLVDRILIHLRTDL, from the coding sequence ATGGCGGGCCGCCCCAGAGCATACAATCGTACCCAGATCATCCGAATCGCCACCCAGCTCTTCTGGGATCAGGGCTATGCCGGCACCTCGCTGATCGACCTCACCCGCGCCATGCGAGTCTCCAAGAGTACCTTCTACGCCGCATTTGGCAGTAAGGATGCGCTCTACCAAATCTGTCTCGAGGAGTATGGGAAGGTTTTTTTCAGGGACATGGTGCAGATGGTGACAGCCGAGAGCCATGTGCTCGATTCGATTCGCAAATACTTTGTGCGCATCGCCCGTGAGGAACTCGACCATCCACCTGCCAAGGGTTGCATGCTGGTAAAGAGCGCAAATGAGATTGGCACCCACCACCCGATACTCAGTCCCGTGATCAACCGCCTACTGGGCATCACGCGCAGCACACTGCAAAACGCACTCGAACTGGCCAAGCGAAAGAACGAGTTGCCCGAAAATTTCAATACGCCTGCCGCCGCCACCTACCTCGTCAGCCAAATGTGCGGCCTGCGAACCCTGGTGCGAGCCAACTTCTCCGAAGCGGAACTCGAAAACCTCGTGGACCGCATACTCATCCACTTGCGAACCGATCTGTAG
- a CDS encoding ATP-binding protein produces MKLPHRLLLCCLVALCSNGLELQAMVPSRESGIPLYSVYNLDELEVGLSTLNLAQDPVGRLMIYEDGNLFTFNGSRWRRQLEVEHAGSVIVKLADSESGVTYAGAIGDWGKLVPAVNGNYHFESLSMGMDRSWASTNRFAIVVPEEQGAVFIGETAIVRYHAQEGNQTWKWLNSPSAAFRLKGRTFVATQENGVFEVAKRELKPVPELESFHGDKAIFHTVMNGGGSVMLSTRSRGFYAFDGQTATPISTEVDALMQSSVTGLTAIEGGYLALAIKGRGIYFLDQHYHVVAQIDRDVDATFVSATDLHYQRGGILWVSVPDGIGKIHFPSPTSLIDERMGAFLLWPKLYRYDGKLYIASNGLMFEGVYDVRGNLERFQSISVPGAPILRSAMMTEAGLLYGREDELFQWNMQTDTTECITRGVMSNLMVRLKTRPNHAVVLGADYHQLLQLDGERWKAVGDPVPSSGYSCVAVENAQGDVWVEHGINQFARLEISDQGMQVHSYQRVPGLPEGWVNLWTWRNTTYASCGGGIVQFDSETEQFVEAVLPPWLKPAMLHEIVRPQEDPEGNVWITSGGKVFLMRPDGDAWTRDDETLALIKENQQELFLDETGRAFIFSKNRIFAFDSSIPPPEPLSFEPLLEQVSTTSEDRVFYSGIFEHNDPEVVLPYRDNALDFRFFSPALYQTRNLRFSYRLEGLDAGWSTPGLETHAAYTNLPEGDYTFWLRTEDLSGQVRGQTQYRFSVEPPFYHTLPAYVVYGSTVIALLYLFLRSMLRKSEQEQNRLERLVRERTEQLNTANEELREAVVRAEHAKNAKARFLANMSHEIRTPLNGVVGMTEILKRMQLGREQQEIVDTIDSSSHLLLSVINDILDYSRVESGPGEFERRRFDPVQLIENSLSLLHHAAQDHGNIFYADIDPNLPRGLMGDVTRIEQILINLASNALKFTRNGEVCLRARVLESQGVHCTVEIAVADTGIGIAEDKQQRLFRPFSQVDPSNTRIYGGSGLGLAICKKLVDEMGGTISVQSELGQGATFTVLLSLERATVDSEVLQDGEIPQCVMYFDEHRGRGEAIRRFLEGAGIPCVLHSNLTAIEHIGQNGLLPDVLVFERYPGSEPLSNILREQVSKGSCPRVLIYTHPLEKLQDDRIDETLAMPVKPSRLVSHLLSAQSLNGNENATAAESFESMAESPLAILLVEDNRVNQKVTQLMLQKLQLDCDVAVDGHGALECIERKSYDLVLMDIQMPGMDGIEATRRIRRSRTAVQPMIYALSAGTMEDEVERAIEAGMDGFVSKPMVLERLRNVLEEVRHGLASRNSSLY; encoded by the coding sequence ATGAAACTGCCGCACCGACTGCTATTGTGTTGCCTGGTCGCACTATGCAGCAATGGTTTGGAATTGCAGGCGATGGTTCCCTCACGGGAGAGCGGGATTCCGTTGTATTCCGTGTACAATCTCGACGAACTGGAAGTCGGACTGTCGACTCTGAATCTGGCTCAGGACCCGGTCGGGCGCTTGATGATTTACGAAGACGGCAATTTGTTCACATTTAATGGTAGCCGTTGGAGACGCCAGCTGGAAGTGGAGCATGCGGGTTCCGTGATCGTGAAACTGGCAGACTCAGAGAGTGGAGTAACCTATGCAGGAGCGATCGGGGACTGGGGAAAGCTCGTTCCCGCTGTGAATGGGAATTATCACTTTGAATCCCTTTCGATGGGCATGGACCGGAGCTGGGCCTCGACCAATCGCTTTGCAATTGTGGTGCCTGAGGAGCAGGGAGCGGTTTTCATCGGGGAGACAGCGATTGTTCGCTACCATGCGCAAGAGGGCAATCAGACCTGGAAATGGCTGAACTCTCCCTCGGCCGCGTTTCGACTGAAAGGTCGCACGTTTGTGGCGACTCAAGAGAACGGAGTGTTTGAAGTGGCAAAGCGCGAGTTGAAACCCGTGCCCGAGCTGGAATCCTTTCACGGGGACAAGGCCATCTTTCATACGGTGATGAATGGTGGTGGCAGTGTGATGCTTTCGACGCGCTCCCGTGGGTTTTACGCATTTGACGGGCAGACGGCGACCCCGATATCCACCGAAGTTGACGCCTTAATGCAAAGTTCAGTCACGGGCCTGACAGCCATTGAGGGAGGATACCTGGCGCTCGCGATCAAGGGGAGAGGCATTTATTTTCTGGATCAGCACTATCATGTGGTGGCGCAGATTGATCGCGATGTGGATGCCACTTTTGTCAGTGCAACGGATCTGCACTACCAACGGGGCGGAATTTTGTGGGTTTCGGTGCCGGATGGCATTGGCAAAATTCATTTTCCATCGCCGACAAGCCTGATCGATGAGCGCATGGGTGCCTTCCTGCTGTGGCCCAAATTGTACCGGTACGATGGCAAGCTTTACATCGCATCCAATGGACTGATGTTTGAAGGGGTGTATGATGTGCGTGGGAACCTTGAGCGATTCCAGTCAATTTCCGTTCCGGGTGCCCCCATTCTGCGTAGCGCAATGATGACGGAAGCAGGGTTGCTATACGGGCGTGAGGACGAGCTGTTTCAATGGAATATGCAAACGGATACCACTGAGTGCATCACCCGTGGCGTGATGTCCAATCTGATGGTTCGACTGAAAACCCGACCGAATCATGCGGTGGTGCTTGGCGCGGATTATCATCAGTTGTTGCAGCTCGACGGTGAGCGATGGAAGGCCGTCGGTGATCCTGTCCCGTCCTCAGGGTACAGTTGTGTAGCAGTGGAAAATGCACAAGGCGACGTGTGGGTGGAACACGGGATCAACCAATTTGCCAGGCTCGAAATTTCCGATCAGGGAATGCAGGTGCATTCGTACCAGCGTGTGCCTGGATTGCCGGAAGGATGGGTGAACCTGTGGACCTGGCGGAACACAACCTATGCCAGCTGTGGAGGTGGCATTGTGCAGTTTGATTCGGAGACGGAACAGTTTGTCGAAGCCGTGCTTCCCCCCTGGCTGAAGCCGGCAATGTTGCATGAAATTGTGCGACCCCAGGAGGATCCTGAAGGAAATGTATGGATCACCAGTGGTGGCAAGGTATTCCTCATGCGACCGGACGGGGATGCGTGGACAAGAGATGATGAGACCCTGGCGCTGATCAAGGAAAACCAGCAGGAACTGTTTCTGGATGAAACGGGTCGAGCGTTCATCTTTTCCAAGAACCGGATTTTTGCGTTTGATTCCAGCATCCCTCCCCCAGAGCCACTTTCGTTTGAACCCCTGCTGGAGCAGGTATCCACCACCAGCGAAGACCGTGTCTTTTACTCAGGGATTTTTGAACACAACGATCCCGAAGTGGTGCTGCCCTATCGAGACAATGCGCTGGATTTTCGATTCTTCAGTCCTGCTCTCTATCAAACCCGAAATCTCCGTTTTTCCTATAGACTTGAAGGTTTGGATGCAGGATGGTCCACGCCCGGACTCGAAACCCATGCAGCCTACACGAACCTCCCGGAGGGCGACTACACCTTTTGGTTGCGCACCGAGGATCTGTCGGGTCAGGTGCGTGGGCAGACCCAGTATCGCTTCTCAGTCGAACCCCCTTTCTATCATACCCTGCCAGCTTATGTTGTGTATGGGTCGACTGTGATTGCGCTGCTCTACCTGTTCTTGCGGTCCATGCTTCGCAAATCGGAGCAGGAACAAAACCGACTGGAGCGTCTGGTGCGGGAACGAACCGAGCAGTTGAATACTGCCAATGAAGAACTCCGGGAGGCAGTAGTGCGTGCCGAGCATGCAAAAAATGCCAAAGCGCGCTTCCTTGCAAACATGAGCCATGAGATTCGCACGCCGCTCAACGGGGTAGTGGGCATGACCGAAATCCTCAAACGCATGCAGCTCGGGCGGGAGCAGCAGGAGATCGTGGATACCATCGACAGTAGCAGCCATTTGCTGCTCAGCGTGATCAACGACATTTTGGACTACAGTCGAGTTGAGTCGGGGCCGGGGGAGTTTGAACGCCGTCGCTTCGATCCGGTTCAGCTGATAGAAAATAGCCTGAGTCTGCTGCATCATGCAGCACAGGATCACGGCAACATCTTTTATGCTGATATCGACCCAAACCTGCCCAGAGGGCTCATGGGAGATGTGACCCGGATCGAACAGATTTTGATCAACCTCGCAAGCAACGCGCTCAAGTTTACTCGCAACGGTGAAGTCTGTCTGCGAGCCAGAGTGCTGGAATCACAGGGTGTTCACTGTACGGTCGAGATCGCAGTGGCAGATACCGGCATTGGCATCGCAGAGGACAAGCAGCAACGTCTCTTTCGGCCATTTTCACAGGTGGACCCGTCCAATACCCGCATTTATGGGGGATCTGGTCTGGGTCTGGCGATCTGCAAGAAACTGGTGGACGAGATGGGTGGAACGATATCGGTGCAGAGCGAACTGGGGCAGGGTGCAACGTTTACGGTATTGCTGTCGCTTGAGCGCGCAACGGTGGATTCTGAAGTGCTTCAGGATGGCGAAATTCCCCAATGCGTCATGTATTTTGATGAGCATCGTGGGCGTGGTGAAGCCATTCGGCGCTTTCTGGAGGGTGCTGGCATCCCCTGTGTGTTGCACTCCAATCTGACTGCTATCGAGCATATAGGTCAGAATGGATTATTACCCGATGTGCTTGTTTTTGAGCGGTATCCGGGAAGCGAACCGCTTTCCAATATCCTTCGGGAGCAGGTGTCGAAGGGAAGCTGCCCGCGCGTGCTGATTTATACACACCCACTGGAGAAACTGCAGGATGATCGCATCGATGAAACCCTGGCAATGCCAGTGAAGCCGAGTCGCCTGGTGAGTCATCTGCTCTCAGCGCAATCCCTGAATGGAAATGAGAATGCTACGGCGGCTGAGAGTTTTGAAAGCATGGCTGAATCCCCGCTGGCGATTCTCTTGGTTGAGGATAATCGGGTGAATCAAAAGGTAACCCAACTGATGCTACAAAAGCTTCAACTTGATTGTGACGTTGCTGTGGACGGGCATGGTGCGCTCGAGTGCATCGAACGCAAATCCTATGATTTGGTGCTCATGGACATTCAGATGCCGGGTATGGACGGCATTGAGGCAACCCGGAGAATCCGGCGTTCCCGAACAGCTGTGCAACCGATGATCTATGCGCTCTCTGCAGGCACCATGGAAGATGAAGTGGAACGGGCGATTGAAGCCGGAATGGACGGATTTGTGAGCAAACCCATGGTGCTTGAGCGCTTGCGAAACGTGCTGGAGGAGGTGCGACATGGATTGGCCTCGCGCAATTCCAGTTTGTACTGA
- a CDS encoding ATP-binding protein has translation MKEINLNLNLDFEQVRVLDHHSLLNILNVIVYELMVLQERVPGRDELQVVLDEVHETANALALGKLSSDAIIGIGGLKSKVLQAVDAKRSHLNDIDERYWQETVTNLHSIFEILELRIGELKRRGGDLWHWEWVACTRIEENLRSVFSALSRNSRGRYGFTEDANGQRTNDYLIQLDIRGTRNATIFMPPVIQDVVRDLAANSRKYTEPGGTLAIRMTQTARELEFEVRDTGIGIPADEIPGIFGFGHRGSNVQNRRTMGGGFGLTKAYYVVQMFGGRMWMESQTGEDSGTSILCRLPLPEEGVGEQ, from the coding sequence ATGAAAGAAATCAACCTGAATTTGAATCTGGATTTTGAGCAGGTGAGGGTGCTCGACCACCATAGCCTGCTCAATATCCTGAATGTGATTGTATATGAATTGATGGTCTTGCAGGAGCGTGTGCCCGGGAGGGACGAATTGCAGGTGGTCTTGGATGAAGTCCATGAGACAGCAAACGCATTGGCTTTGGGGAAGCTCAGCAGTGATGCCATCATTGGGATCGGCGGGTTGAAATCAAAGGTGCTTCAGGCTGTGGATGCGAAGCGGAGTCATCTCAACGATATCGACGAACGTTATTGGCAGGAAACAGTCACCAATCTGCATTCCATATTTGAGATTCTGGAGCTGCGCATTGGGGAACTGAAACGGCGTGGTGGCGACCTCTGGCACTGGGAATGGGTCGCCTGCACTCGCATAGAGGAAAACCTGCGGAGCGTGTTTTCAGCACTTTCGCGGAACAGCCGTGGGCGTTATGGATTTACCGAAGATGCGAATGGACAGCGCACCAATGACTACCTGATTCAACTCGACATCCGGGGCACTCGCAACGCAACGATTTTCATGCCTCCCGTGATCCAGGATGTGGTTCGCGATCTCGCTGCCAACTCTCGAAAATATACCGAACCGGGAGGAACTCTTGCGATTCGCATGACCCAAACTGCACGCGAACTGGAGTTTGAAGTCCGGGACACCGGAATCGGCATTCCCGCAGATGAGATTCCCGGTATCTTTGGTTTTGGGCATCGCGGCAGCAATGTTCAGAACAGGCGCACAATGGGGGGTGGGTTTGGACTGACCAAAGCCTACTACGTGGTGCAGATGTTTGGCGGCAGAATGTGGATGGAATCGCAAACCGGAGAAGATTCGGGGACCTCGATTCTTTGTCGCTTGCCACTGCCAGAGGAAGGTGTGGGAGAACAATGA
- a CDS encoding response regulator transcription factor has product MNVAIVEDQIWYQRYLRALVEDSLAGEVVLCTGDGEHALEVCPTLSLDLLILDLKLQHLYGLELAEALLNQMPGLRILAYSGEVNAYNLRTIESLGILGFLDKSDPVMEEDSYIVEAMRRVAKGKRIFSPAIEELRQELAHDSNAYHRILSPKKIEILKYIGHCLNDEEIAELTGLSNHTIRKHRTEIMQQLGLESTHQLIRYAQRHGFHNPTLEGGVT; this is encoded by the coding sequence ATGAACGTTGCGATTGTTGAAGATCAAATCTGGTATCAGCGTTACCTGCGTGCGCTGGTGGAAGATTCCCTTGCAGGTGAGGTCGTTCTGTGCACAGGAGATGGCGAACACGCACTGGAAGTATGCCCAACGCTTTCGCTGGATCTGCTGATTCTGGATCTCAAACTACAGCATCTCTATGGACTCGAGCTTGCCGAAGCATTGCTGAACCAGATGCCTGGGCTGCGCATTCTGGCCTACTCGGGTGAAGTGAATGCCTACAACCTTCGCACGATTGAGTCGCTGGGCATTCTTGGATTTCTCGACAAAAGTGATCCGGTGATGGAAGAGGATTCTTACATCGTCGAGGCGATGCGCCGTGTTGCGAAAGGAAAGCGGATCTTCTCTCCGGCGATTGAGGAATTGCGTCAGGAGCTGGCCCACGACTCAAATGCCTATCACCGCATCCTTTCGCCCAAAAAAATCGAAATCCTCAAATACATTGGTCACTGCCTCAACGATGAGGAAATTGCAGAACTGACCGGATTGTCGAACCATACGATTCGTAAGCATCGCACAGAGATCATGCAGCAGCTGGGACTGGAATCCACCCACCAGTTGATCCGCTACGCGCAGCGGCACGGGTTTCACAATCCCACACTCGAGGGGGGAGTGACCTGA